A region of Vitis vinifera cultivar Pinot Noir 40024 chromosome 13, ASM3070453v1 DNA encodes the following proteins:
- the LOC100255297 gene encoding reticulon-like protein B16, with protein sequence MDSSEDPSNACVDGDASTSGGPGYRLFDRRSSIHQIMGGGKAADVLLWKRRRVSCGTIVVATVAWILFERSGLSFLSICSDVLLILIVVLFLRANYAAFRNKQLKSLPELELSEEMVNSVAGSFRVKINYLLLMAHDITLGKDFRLFFKVVLGLWLLSVVGSSFSFFTLAYIGTIISITVPALYSKYEEHVDKYFGIIHRKFSKHYKLVDENVIRRIPPGLSKDKET encoded by the exons GGCCCAGGATACCGGTTGTTCGATCGGAGATCCTCGATTCATCAGATAATGGGCGGTGGTAAAG CTGCTGATGTCTTATTGTGGAAGCGGAGGCGTGTTTCCTGTGGCACTATTGTCGTAGCGACAGTTGCTTGGATCCTATTTGAGCGGTCTGGATtatcatttttatcaatttGTTCAGATGTGTTGCTGATTTTGATCGTAGTGTTGTTTCTTCGTGCCAATTATGCTGCTTTTAGAAATAA ACAACTGAAATCGTTACCTGAGCTAGAATTGTCAGAGGAAATGGTTAATAGTGTTGCAGGATCATTTCGTGTGAAAATCAATTATTTGCTGCTTATGGCTCATGATATCACACTTGGCAAGGACTTCAGACTTTTCTTCAAG GTGGTGCTCGGTTTGTGGCTCTTATCTGTCGTTGGTAgctccttttctttcttcacgCTAGCATATATCG GAACCATTATATCCATTACAGTTCCTGCCTTGTACAGCAAATATGAAGAGCATGTGGATAAATATTTCGGGATAATCCACCGAAAGTTTTCAAAGCACTATAAACTAGTGGATGAGAATGTCATTCGCAGAATTCCGCCAGGTTTATCAAAGGACAAAGAGACATAA